The Thermoproteales archaeon nucleotide sequence CTGGTTGTCGTGGTTTGGATGGTTTATTGGGTGGCGGCGTTGAAACAGGCGCTATCACAGAATTTGTAGGCGAATTCGCAACAGGAAAAACACAAATAGCACACCAACTAGCAGTAACAGTACAACTGCCTTTGAAGAAGAAGGGCTTAAATGCTAAGGCTATATTCATCGATACTGAGGGTACTTTTAGGCCTGAACGCATCATACAAATAGCAGAATATAGAGGATTAAACCCAGAAAAAACACTAAAAAACATCCTATACGCAAGAGCATACACAAGCGAGGAACTCCTATTCTTTATATATAAAGCAGTGCTTTATCTAGAAAATAATGTTGGATTGGTAGTTATAGATACTTTAACAAGTCTTAATATTGAAATTTTATCCAAAGAAAAGAGAGCAGCATACGAGTCTTTAATAATTTACATGATGCTTCGCTTATTAGAGGCAGCTTTAGCAAAAAAAGTTGCGATCGTTATAACTAACCGTGGCTTTATGCGCGGCGAAAATTTCTGGGTTATCGGAGATCCTCAAATTAGCATGCTTTCATCTTTACGCGTACATCTTGAAAAACAGCCTGGAGGTGCTTGGACAGCAAAAACTTTATATTCTCCACATGGAAAACGCCGTGTTTGTAGATTTCGGATAACTGAGAAAGGTCTCGAAGATTTAGCTTAAGTGATTTAATATGAAGAAGGCATTGGACGCAATAGATATAATGGCTTTAATCCCAGAATTGAACAGTCAGCTTAAAGATTCTAAACTTATCAACGTTTATGCTATCAACGAAATGTTTCTATTCAAGTTTAGAAAGAAAGGAGAAAAACTATACATGATATTTCATCCTAAAATCGGCTTGTACCTAACTAGCTATGAAATACCTACGCCAAAATATCCGTCAAATGTCGTGTTAAAGTTACGTAAAATAATTAAAAACGCGAAGATTGTGGATGTTATTCAAGTTAATAACGATAGGATAGTAAGAATGGAGATGCGCGAGGGGGATAAAGTTCTCTATGTATATTTTGAAGTAATTAGGGAGGGAAATTTAATTGTAACAGACCAGAATCAAAAGATTCTATTCGCGCTTAGATACAAAAAAATGCGAGATAGAAACATTCACGTAGGAGAAAAGTATAAGCAACCCCCCGCAGGCTTAGACCCTCTAAAAGTCCACCCTCGAGAACTATACGAAAAATTTAAAACGGAAAGCATGAAAAAATTGTTTATACTGTTATTGAGAACTTTAAATGTTCCAAAAGATGTTTTAAAAGAAGCATTTTTTAAATTGAATTTGAGCGAGAACGTAACCCTAGACGCTATCGATTCTAAAATCTTTGAAGAATTAATAGTTACGCTACAAAATATAATATTTGAAGTTAAAAACGGAAAATTAAAACCAAATTTACTAATTGAAGACGATAACCCTATAGGCGTTTACCCAATAATCTACGAGCATATAAAAATGAGAAAGCAATTAATTTTCTATTCCTCTTTTAACAAGGCGGTCGATGAATATTTTACTCCTAGACTAATTACCAAGCTAAAACCTGAAAGAGATTTAAAGAGTAAAGAGAAGAGAATTTCCGATATAATACATACGATAAAAAAATATGAAACAAAAGAAAGAAAGATGATAAGCATTGCAAATATAATAATTACAAATGTTAACGTTCTAAATGACATAATAAAAAGTATTAGGAAAAGAGAATTAGATGAGCTGCGCAAACTGGAAAAAACTTATGGTATTTCAATATTAAACGTTGACTACTCTAAAAGCGAGGTATTATTAAAAATTGGTGAAACTGAGATAGTATTAGATCTGAAAAAGACAGCTGGCGAAAATGCTGGAAAATATTTTGATGAGGCTAAAAAGCTTAGAAAAAAAATAAAAAAAGCCGAAAAGATATTAGAGGATCTTAAACGAGAATTGGATCAGGCTAAAGCAGCGGATAAAGCCGAAGTTATACGCTTAAAGATGCGGAAAAAGACCAGGTGGTATGAAAAATTCAGATGGTTCATGACAAGCGACGGATTTATAGTTATCGGAGGAAAAGATTCGACGCAAAATGAGGTGTTAGTTAGAAAGTATATGGAAGCATCAGATATTTTCATGCATGCAGACATTTACGGCTCTCCAGCCGTTATCATTAAATCGAAAAAAGAAAAAATACCAATTAGGTCAATCTTAGAGGCAGCTCAATTTACGGCGGTCTACTCTAGAGCTTGGGAAGCGGGATTTTCGTCAGTCGACGTCTACTGGGTTAGACCAGGGCAGGTTTCTAAAAAAGCGCCTTCAGGTGAGTATATTTCAAAAGGAGCCTTTATGATCTATGGCAAAAGAAATTACATCGAGAAAGTTCCTCTCATTTTAGCTATTGGGGTAAAAATAAAGGAAGACAATGTTGAAATAATATATGGACCGCCCTCAGCAGTAGTTAATAACGCGCTTTTCTACGTTTTATTAGTGCCGGGAAATATGAAAAAAGAAAAAACCGCGCTGCAAATTTTAAAAATTTTTGAAAAAAACATACTTAAATTTTTTAAGGAGAAAAAGGTAAAATTTAGGTTAGAAATCGAGAAAATAAAAGAAGCTCTTCCACAAGGATCTTTTCATATAATCCAAAAGCCAGAAAAGGTGTTAGATGAGATTGAAAGATATTATCGTGAGAAAAGTAATGAGAAAACCTTTAACGATTAAAAAGGAAATGACAGTATTTGATACTATTAAGGTTTTACTAAAAGATGGTGTTGACGTTGCAGTGATATACGATGAGGGAGAAAGCAAAGTTGTGACATCGTATTCTGTGGCAGAAATTATTCTAAAAGATTTCAAGAATATATCTAAAAGCTTGGAGAAGACTGTCATGTTCATTAGCAAAAAAGTATCATACGTTCCTGAAAGCAAAAAGCTTAGAAAGTTAATGAAAAATCTTGAACATCTGGTTCACAGCGGAAATCTGATTTTCCTGGGCAGAGGCGGGAAAATAACGGGTTACTTAAAGCCAGAAGATTTGTTTGCAGTATATAACAGAAATTTCATGTGTAATGACATAAATACTAATTTTTTCTACCCAGTAAACTGCTTAATGATCTACCCAAACAGGTCTATAAAATCTACACTTTCCTCTCTAATAAAAAATAATTCATCCTTTGCGTTCGTATATTCCAGAGGTGGATTTAAAGGTGTTATCGGAATCAGGGATATTCTAAGCGAGTTTGTGGCCGAGGAAAACATTAAAAAAATACTTTCAGGAGATTTAGGATACTTTTACGAAGCTTCGATATCCGAAATAGAGTATAGTAAAGATACATGTATTAGTGTAGAAGAAATAAGTAGGGAAAAAATAATATCAACAATATTGAAAAACGGCAATATTGTAATTTTGAAAGATAAAAACATCTACCGCGCCATAGACGATAAAAACCTTTTATACTTTACTCATAAAGTTCTATTTATGAGATCCTTATGAACTACGATTTTATTCTAGATGCTATGCTCGGTAAAACTGCTAAATGGTTGCGAGTATTAGGCTACAGTGTATACTATAATGCTAGCGTCGACGACGATTACCTAATTTCCCTATCCAAGAGCTGCAATGCTGTGCTAATAACGCGAGACAGGTGCTTGTTTGAAAAAGCTCTTAAAAAGGGAGTAAAAGTTCATTTAGTAGAAAAAAGTTCTAACGTGGATATTTTAAAGGAGTTAAAAGAAGTTTTCAGTATCTCACTAACGATTAACCCGGAGAAAACGAGATGCCCAAAATGTAATAATCCTCTAATAAAGAAAAACCCCAGTAGCTTGATAAATTCTCTACCAGAAAAAATTCTTAAAAGTTATAATATCTTTTTTGTATGCACGAATTGTGGCTCTATATATTGGATGGGAAAACATTTTAAATCAATGACAACAATACTTAGTGAAATTAGAGGTGATAAGACGTCGAAAAGTTATCGATCGAAGAAGGCAGATTCTTAGTAAAACTTGCTAGACATGCCGTGGAAGATTATTTAACATCATATAGAGAGCTTTCTCCTCCAGAAGATACTCCCGCCGCGCTCTACGACAAGCGTGGCGTTTTTGTAACTCTTGAAAAAATTGTCGTAACGCCCGATGGATTAAGAAAAAGAGAATTACGGGGTTGTATAGGTTTCCCAGAGCCAGTATTACCGTTAGTAGAAGCGACGATTAAAGCGGCTATAGCCGCGGCTTTTCATGATCCTAGATTTACTCCATTAATGCAGGCAGAACTGCCTTCTATAGTATTTGAAGTTAGCGTATTAACAAAGCCTGAACTTTTAAAAGTTGAAAACCCGAAAGAACTGCCTCGTAAAATTAAAGTAGGAAAGCATGGGCTCATAATTGAAAGAGGATTTTTTAAAGGACTCCTGCTTCCTCAGGTAGCAGTGGAATATGAATGGACTGAGGAGGAATTCCTAAATCAAGCATGTTTTAAAGCTGGATTGCCCAGTAGAACTTGGATGATGCCTGGAACGAACGTATACGTGTTCGAGGCTCAAATATTTGCCGAGCTAGAGCCTAACGGCGAAATAATCGAACGTAAACTAAGTTTCGAGTAAAATAAACGCAAAACTAATTATACTAAAAATGAGTTATAAACATAAGCGTAGGTGTCAGAAATTGAGATCAATACAACTGTTCATTTGCAGAGACCAGAGGTCTAAGCAGTTACTAGACGAGTTAAACTCTATACTAAAACCTTATAGAAATGAGGTAGAGCTGAAAGTTCACATAGTTCACATAAAAAATCCCGAAGATTTCGAAAATTTTATGCTGATGATGGAGGAGCTTTTCGGGGGGATATCGACATTGGTATTTAGAAAGTATGGTATAAGGAGTATACCAGCTATCGTTATCGATGATAGAAAAGTTTTTGAAGGAAAATATCCATCAAGAGAAGAACTTGAAGAATTACTAACTTATGAGGGTATCTTATTAAAAGAAATTAAGCATGAAGTTCCAACAATTAAGGTTGAAAAAATCGAAGAAGTTGCGCCAACACCAAGCCCGGTGAAGATAATCAAGCCAAGCGTCGAGGAGCTTCTTCCTAAAAAAGAAGAACTTGAAGAAGCTGAATTCGAGATTGAACCTGTTGAAAGAATAACTACTGTAGAGCCTGAACTCGAGATCATGCCATCTACCAGAGAAGTTGAAACAGAGCATATTGAGGAAACGGTAAAACCGGAGCAGGAGGTTGCTTCATCTGTCGAGATTGAGTATGCGAAAAAGGGAGAGCCTGTAATAAGGGAAGAAGTTAGGAAAGTGAAACATAAACGTTCATGTAATACGTGTATTTTCTATAATGAATCTACTAAAAGATGTGCAATGCTAGGTAAGATTGTAGATGATCCATCTAATCCGCCCTGTCAGTGGTAAAGTTTGAATTGTTATTAACTTCATGGAAACAGTTAAATCCGCCTTTTAAATCTGATATCTTGGGGGAAAATGGATCTAGAATATTCTTTTCTAGCAGATACTTACGAAAAAATCGAAAAAATTACAGGCAGAATAGCTATGACAGAGTATTTAGTTAATTTGTTTTCTAAAACTCCTTCTGAAATTATCGATAAGGTTGTTTATTTAACTCAAGGTAAGCTATATCCAGATTATGTTGGTATTGAACTTGGTATAGCTGAGAAATTGGCTATGAGGGCTTTGGCTATTGCTGTTGGAGTGAGTATAAGCATGATAGAAGCAGAATACAAGAAGCTTGGAGATATAGGATTAACAGCTGAGAAAATATTAACAAAGTATAAACCGATATCAATTACTCATTTCTTCGATACTGCCACGGCTTCGCGAAAACTTACGGTTTCGGAAGTTTACGAAAAGCTTGATCGAATAGCAAAGGCAGCGGGGGAAGGATCGCAGGATCTAAAAATTTCGCTTCTGGCTTCATTATTAAAAGATGCATCGCCTAAAGAAGCTAAATATTTGCTTAGAACGGTAACGGGGAGGCTAAGATTAGGAATTGCTGATATGACGATTCTAGACGCTTTAGCTATCGCGTTTACTGGATCAAAAGCTGCAAGAGATATTATAGAGAGAGCTTACAACATTCACCCAGATCTAGGGCATATAGCCAGGGTTCTAGCAACAGAGGGCTTGGAAGGAGTTAAAAAAATAAGAATAAAGGTTGGCATCCCGATCCAGCCAATGTTGGCGGAAAGACTAAGCGACCCCAAAGAAATTTTAGGTAAGTTGGGAGGTAAATGTATTGCAGAATACAAGTATGATGGTGAGCGGATACAAGCCCATAAAGGCATTAATAAAGTGACATTGTTCAGTCGTAGACTGGAAAATATTACGCACCACTACCCAGACGTCGTCGAAATGGTACGTCGTTATATAAAAGCTAAAGAAGCTATAGTGGAAGGTGAGTGCGTTGCCGTAAATCCCGATACTGGTGAAATGCTGCCCTTTCAGGAGCTTATGCATAGAAGACGCAAATACGGTGTAGAAAAAGCAATGGAAATGTACCCCGTCCACCTATACCTGTTCGACTTATTGTATTGTGACGGCATAGAGTATATTTCAAAACCATATCCGGAAAGAAGGGAGAAGCTTAAGGAAATAGTTGAAGAAACAGATGATATATCTCTATCCCAGGCAATTATCGTAGATAATCCTGAGGATTTAACTAGGTTTTTTGAACAAGCTATAACCGATGGTTGTGAAGGTATAATGTGTAAATCTATAGCATCAGACTCTATATATCAAATGGGCGCGCGAGGATGGTTGTGGATAAAATACAAGCGAGACTATAGATATGAAATGTCCGATACTGTAGACCTCGTAGTTGTTGGCGCTTTTCATGGTAGAGGAAAAAGAGCTGGAACTTATGGAGCTTTATTAATGGCTGCATATAATCACGAAAAAGATGTATTTGAGACGGTCTGCAAAGTTGGAAGCGGATTTACAGACGAGGATTTGGAAAAATTACCGGAGATGCTTAAGCCTTATATAATACCGCATCAGCACGCAAGGGTAGTATCGAAAATAGAGGCTGATGTATGGTTTGTGCCAGCTATCGTGCTCGAGATCATAGGCGCTGAAATAACTCTAAGTCCTTTACACACCTGCGCGTTTGGAAAAATAAGAGAAGATGCAGGGCTTGCTATAAGATTTCCACGCTTTACTGGCAGGTTTAGGTTTGATAAGGAGCCAGAACAAGCAACTACGGTGAAAGAGCTAATAGAGATGTATAAGACTCAGAGGAAAACGGCATCCTAGCTTCGAGTGTATTCTTTCTCGTACATTTTGGCTAATGTCCATCTGATTGCGCCACGGAGTTCGTCCAGCCTTCTTTCATCCCTATAATTATATATAACCAGTTCTTTTAAGACATCATCTTCGGATTTTACTTCATAATCTATAACTAAATCTGGATCAAGCACTCCTTCTCTAGCTTTTTCTTCGTCACTGCTTCGCATTTCAAATAAAAGCCTATTTAACAGGAAATGTCTAAATGGTGGAGTAGATACGTGTAATGTTTGGAGAGGCCGTATTATAGCGCGGTCTTTATAGACTATCATTTTAGCTAGTTTTTCACCTGTACGAGCTGTGATAATGTGTTCGGCCAAAGGCTTTTCTAAGATTTCCTTTTCTGAGGGGACATGAGCTTTCATTTTTTCTCTGGCAAGTTCGGAAGCTGGTACAAAGCTTTCACTGGATAAAACTTCGTCAATGAAATTGGTCAAAGCTTTTAATTCCATTAATTCTTTTTCGAGATCTGCTATTCTCTTCTCCAAACGTTGCTTTAAAGAAGCCAATAGTTGGAGTCTAGAATCGACCAATGCTACCACTCTCTTAAGATATTACGGACAATCAATATTATTAAATTTATCTCAAAGCATGAACTTTATTTATTTGCTTTACAAACAACATTAAAGTATGAAAATAAAGCTTGTAATATCTGATCTAGACCAGACAATCCTAGATACTTTGAATAGATTCTTCAGAGTATTCAATAAAACATTGAATTTCTATTGTTCAATGCAGGTTGACTGGAAAACTTTCCTTGAAAAATATAAAAAAGACAAGCTGGATAATATCGTATCCTCTATCGCCCCATTGGATAAATTCTGGGATAAATTTCTAGAAATCTACGATGATGAAAGCTTTACCTATGACAAGGTAATAGATGGTGTTAAAGAAGCTCTTTCACAATTGAAAAATGAAGGTTTGAAAATAATAGTTGTAACTGGAAGAAAATCTCGAAAAGAAAGAGTATGGGAAAACTTGAGATATCATAGATTAGACGTTTATATAGATGACGTTTACACAGTTCTCGACGTAGATAATCAAGAATTTAGATTTTCCAAAAAGGAGATCATATTAAAGGTACTCAATGATTATAGTTACAAGAGAGAAGAAGCTGTTTTTGTAGGAGATTATCGCTACGATATGTTAAGCGGTAAAAAAGCAGGCGTTTTAACAATTGGCGTTTTAACAGGACACGAAGATAGGAAAACCTTGTTTGAATACGGGGCTGACCTTGTTATTAAAAGCATGGCACAGCTGCCTAAGATCATTAAAGATATGGAGCGTGAGTAGATGTTTTTATCCATAGGAAATATTAATTTTGACTACTTGATCTTTACTAAAGAACCACCTGTAATTGATGGGCGTATTGAAGCGCGTAATTTTGTTATTGAATCGGGAGGGTCTGCATGTAATTTTGCTGTAACTATAACTAAGCTTGGTGGAAAGTGCAGAGTTTTTGGCTGCGTAGGTAGAGATGGAGATTGGCTCATTAAAAGATTAAAAGAGAAAAAAGTGGAAGCTTCTGAAATAATAAAAGTAGCCGAGAGAGAAAGTGGTAAAGTATTCGTCATTATCGACTTAAAAGGTCATAGGACAATGATAGCGTATAAGGGTGCTAATGAGCTTTTAAAGCCCGAACTTATTAAAAAATTGAATCTAGAAAAATATGTTCACGTTCATGTAAGCAGTAGAGAACCATGTTTTATTAACGAGATATATATGAGAATTGGAGATAAGCATAACATTACGTTATCGTACGATCCAGGGTGGACAATAGTTAAAAGGGAATCTGGTGAAATTTTGAACATACTTGACAAGCTAGATTTTTTGCTTATGAATAGACGGGAATTTGGTTATTTCATAAAAACTAATAATATTACAGATATTACGAAACTTTTTTCAAAATTTCAAAAACTGAAATTTATACTGGTAAAGGAAGGAGAAAAAGGGGCTAAGGCAATTCATGGCAAAAAGACAATTAACGTGCCGGCATTTAAAGTCTCTGTTGTAGATACTACAGGAGCTGGTGATGTTTTTAACGCTGCAACAATTTTTAGTTTGAAGAATGGGTTTTCGATAAAGGAGGCTTTGATAGTCGGAAACGCCGCTGCCGCTTTTAAAATTACAAAAGTGGGTGCTCAAGCGGCTCCCTCGACAATGGAGCTATGTAACTTTTTAAAGGAGAGGGGTTTTGAGCGTATTGCCTTGAAAATTCAAAATTGGAGGCTAGGAAATGATTAATCTCCAAATAATTCACTGTACAGAATTCATTTTTAAAGGGAAAAACTATGAAAATTCAATAGTTGTATTCGTATATGAGGAATCGCTGAAAAAGCGACTGGTCGACGTAACAGAATTGATATCTTTAATAAATATAAAAGCCGAGAGAATATTCATTTATCCTTGCTTTTCCAAAAGATGGATGATAAGCGATGCTGTAATTAAAGCATCAATTGAGATTGCAAAACAATTAAAAAAGAAGTTTACGAACGTCTCTATAATATACCCAACATTTACTCGAAACTTTATTTTAACTCCAAACTCTAGCCGTTACTTACTTCTTGAAGCATCACTCAATATTTCATAGATAGTGAGAAAATGTCGATAGTAAGAATTTCAACTGGTGTAAAAGAAGTAGATAGAATGCTGATGGGTGGTATACCAAAAGGTTTTTTAGTCGCGGTTGTCGGCGAACCGGGATGCGGCAAAACCATATTTTGCCTACATTTCATCAATGCAGGCTTTAAAAAAGGCGAAAAGGGAATATTTGTGACAACGGAAGAAAGCAGAGAATCTATAGTTAGACAAGCGGAACAATTCAATTTCGATTTTTCACAAGCACTAAAAGGCGGCAATCTAGTAATAATTGATGCTTTAATGAGAAGAAGAGAAGATCCATATTCTCTTTCTTCTCTCGACCCAGAAGAGCTTGTAAAGAAAATAATAGAAATAAAAAAGGAATTTGGATATGGGCATTCGAGGCTCGTAATAGATAGCCTCTCGGCCTTCTGGCTGGATAAGCCCGCTGTTGCAAGAAAATATTCGTATTTCGTAAAAAAAGTTTTAACGCAATGGGATTTTACTATTCTAGCTACATCGCAATATGCTGTTACGACATCGGAAGCGTTTGGTTTCGGTATAGAACATATAGCCGACGGAATTATTAGATTTAGGAAAACTGTAAGAGGTGGAATATTAAGACGATATATTTTAATTGAGAAGATGCGGCAAACGCCTCACGATTTGAGAATGCATGAAATTGATATAGTAAATGGTGTTGGTATTGTTGTTAAACGCGCAACAGAATATCGTAGGGAAGATGTAGCTCTACCAGAACATGTTCGAAGAAAAATAGTAGAAAGTAAAAAAATTAAGGAAAATGAGATACCATGAAGATAAGCCTTACAGAACTTTACGCTCGTAGGGAATTATTGCGAAATGAGCTAGCCATTAAAATAGGCAAAGAGTCGATCAGCAAGGCTATCAACGATTATCATGCAAAAAGGAAACCTAGGCCTTGTGGGATAACTGTCCACAGTGTTATTGGATGTTCCTCAGGATGCATATATTGCTACATACCTGATATGGGGTTTAGCAACCTGCATCCAATGCCGTATGGTTTAACTAAGGAAGAACTGGTTCTCTCGCTTCTTTCTAATAAATATTTCTTCCCTACAGTAAAAGGAACATACTTAGCTTTCGGAAGCATTGGCGAACCATTTCACCCTGTTGGTATATTAAAAACCACATCTTATCTAGAAGCTGTCACGTCTTTTCTAGGCAATCCAATTCAGGTCTCTACAAAAATGAAGATAGCAAGCGAAGCCTATCCTAGGCTAGGAAGATTAAAAACTTATCCAGTTAACATATTGGTAACTATAGTGTCTCTAAAATATGCAGAAATTCTAGAGCCCAGTGCACCAAGCCCCGAACAAAGATTCAATGTTATTAGAAATCTTAAAGATGAGGGTTTTAAACCAATCCTGTTCTTCAGACCAGTTATACCAGGCGTAAACGAGGAAGAAGCTGAAGAAATTTTCGAAAAAGCTAGAGAAAGTGGCGCAGTAGGAGTCGTGATTGGCGGTTTTAGAATAACAAGGAGAATACTATCTAATCTGAGGAGAGCAGGCATTGACATTTCAGATATAAAAAACAGGATAAAAACAAGGCCGAACGGGCAAACGCCAGTATACACCAATGACATAAAGCAGAAGCTTGTTGAAATCAGTCGAGAAAAAAACCTTATACCATTTCTCTCAGCATGCTGTGCCAACACGTATAATATAATGGCAACTACGGGGTTAAGAATACCATGCGCAAACTTATGCTTCATAAATAAAAAATTCTGTACTAACTGTCCAGTAAATTGTAAAAATATCAAAATAGAAGTTGACGAGGAAGAATTTAAAAATTCATTCTATAGAATGCTCAACGTTAAACCTGATGAAGTCAATGTTAAACAACACTCTATCAATGTTCAAGTTAAAAAACGTAAACGTAGATTATTGAGACGTAAAGCCATAATCAAAACAATGGAGAGTATATATAGGAAAAAAATTATAGTCGATTAATATGGTTTTTACTATTCGAAATTTCCTAAACATGCTCAAGTGGAGTAAAAAAGAAAATCCAAGCAAATACAGGATAATTTACTTGTCTCGAGGAGCACCAAATGATAGAGAGGAATTAACCGCCGATGCTATCACGGGAATTTACAGCAGAGGTTTTGAATATGAAAGAAGGGGGAAGAAAGTGTACATACCATATCACAGAATTATTAAAATAGAAAATATCGAGACTGGGGAAATCGTGTATAAGTCTGTTAAGCACCTCGGAAAATATTAATATTTAAGAATTCAGTTAAATTAGATTGGCTGATGCCTATGACAATAAAAGTAGCAATAAATGGTTTTGGGAGAATAGGAAGATTGTTTTACAGGGCAGCTTTAAAAGACCCAGACTTTATGAAAAGATTTGAAGTAGTTGCAGTAAATGATTTAACAAAGCCTGAGATGTTGGCTCACCTGCTTAAATACGACTCTATACACGGTATTCTGAAGAATGAGATTAAAGCTAAAGAGGACGCGATTGTAGTCGATGGGAATGAAATCAAAGTTTTCCAAATTCCCGACCCGGCCAAATTACCGTGGAAAGAACTGGGAATTGACATTGTCTTAGAATCTACTGGAAGATTTCGAGATAGAGAGAACGCGTCTAAGCACATCAGCGCCGGCGCTAAAAGAGTTATCATTTCAGCTCCAGCTAAAGAGCCAGATATAACAGTCGTTATAGGAGTAAATCATAAGCTGTATGATCCAAGCAAACACTACATAATTTCAAATGCTTCGTGCACCACGAACGCGCTAGCGCCAGTCGTTAAAGTTCTAAACGAGAAATTCGGAATTGTTAAAGGTTTAATGACTACAACGCACGCTTACACAAATGACCAGAGACTACTTGATCTAGTCCATAAAGACCTGAGAAGAGCTAGAGCTGCTGCACTATCTATAATTCCGACAACTACCGGAGCGGCGAAAGCCATAGGGCTCGTGCTTCCAGAATTAAAAGGAAAACTTGATGGAATGGCATTAAGAGTTCCAGTTGCAGACGGTTCAATAATAGATCTCGTTGCTGAATTAAAGCAGGAAGTCACTAAAGAAGAAGTAAATGAAGCATTTAGAAAAGCCGCTGAAGGAGAGCTAAAAGGCATACTTGAGTATACTGAAGAACCATTAGTATCTGTAGATATAATAGGCAATCCGCATTCATCGATCGTTGACGGATTAAGCACGTATGCTATTGGAAATATGGTAAAAGTTTTATCTTGGTACGACAATGAGTGGGGCTTCAGTTGCAGACTCGTAGACCTAATGAAATATATGGCGGATGTAGGGTTATAAAACTTTACAGTTAATATGAAAGTTAGTCATAATTTTTTCTAGTTTCTT carries:
- a CDS encoding ATP-dependent DNA ligase, which gives rise to MDLEYSFLADTYEKIEKITGRIAMTEYLVNLFSKTPSEIIDKVVYLTQGKLYPDYVGIELGIAEKLAMRALAIAVGVSISMIEAEYKKLGDIGLTAEKILTKYKPISITHFFDTATASRKLTVSEVYEKLDRIAKAAGEGSQDLKISLLASLLKDASPKEAKYLLRTVTGRLRLGIADMTILDALAIAFTGSKAARDIIERAYNIHPDLGHIARVLATEGLEGVKKIRIKVGIPIQPMLAERLSDPKEILGKLGGKCIAEYKYDGERIQAHKGINKVTLFSRRLENITHHYPDVVEMVRRYIKAKEAIVEGECVAVNPDTGEMLPFQELMHRRRKYGVEKAMEMYPVHLYLFDLLYCDGIEYISKPYPERREKLKEIVEETDDISLSQAIIVDNPEDLTRFFEQAITDGCEGIMCKSIASDSIYQMGARGWLWIKYKRDYRYEMSDTVDLVVVGAFHGRGKRAGTYGALLMAAYNHEKDVFETVCKVGSGFTDEDLEKLPEMLKPYIIPHQHARVVSKIEADVWFVPAIVLEIIGAEITLSPLHTCAFGKIREDAGLAIRFPRFTGRFRFDKEPEQATTVKELIEMYKTQRKTAS
- a CDS encoding HAD family hydrolase; amino-acid sequence: MKIKLVISDLDQTILDTLNRFFRVFNKTLNFYCSMQVDWKTFLEKYKKDKLDNIVSSIAPLDKFWDKFLEIYDDESFTYDKVIDGVKEALSQLKNEGLKIIVVTGRKSRKERVWENLRYHRLDVYIDDVYTVLDVDNQEFRFSKKEIILKVLNDYSYKREEAVFVGDYRYDMLSGKKAGVLTIGVLTGHEDRKTLFEYGADLVIKSMAQLPKIIKDMERE
- a CDS encoding TIGR00296 family protein; amino-acid sequence: MEEGRFLVKLARHAVEDYLTSYRELSPPEDTPAALYDKRGVFVTLEKIVVTPDGLRKRELRGCIGFPEPVLPLVEATIKAAIAAAFHDPRFTPLMQAELPSIVFEVSVLTKPELLKVENPKELPRKIKVGKHGLIIERGFFKGLLLPQVAVEYEWTEEEFLNQACFKAGLPSRTWMMPGTNVYVFEAQIFAELEPNGEIIERKLSFE
- a CDS encoding NFACT family protein, with the translated sequence MKKALDAIDIMALIPELNSQLKDSKLINVYAINEMFLFKFRKKGEKLYMIFHPKIGLYLTSYEIPTPKYPSNVVLKLRKIIKNAKIVDVIQVNNDRIVRMEMREGDKVLYVYFEVIREGNLIVTDQNQKILFALRYKKMRDRNIHVGEKYKQPPAGLDPLKVHPRELYEKFKTESMKKLFILLLRTLNVPKDVLKEAFFKLNLSENVTLDAIDSKIFEELIVTLQNIIFEVKNGKLKPNLLIEDDNPIGVYPIIYEHIKMRKQLIFYSSFNKAVDEYFTPRLITKLKPERDLKSKEKRISDIIHTIKKYETKERKMISIANIIITNVNVLNDIIKSIRKRELDELRKLEKTYGISILNVDYSKSEVLLKIGETEIVLDLKKTAGENAGKYFDEAKKLRKKIKKAEKILEDLKRELDQAKAADKAEVIRLKMRKKTRWYEKFRWFMTSDGFIVIGGKDSTQNEVLVRKYMEASDIFMHADIYGSPAVIIKSKKEKIPIRSILEAAQFTAVYSRAWEAGFSSVDVYWVRPGQVSKKAPSGEYISKGAFMIYGKRNYIEKVPLILAIGVKIKEDNVEIIYGPPSAVVNNALFYVLLVPGNMKKEKTALQILKIFEKNILKFFKEKKVKFRLEIEKIKEALPQGSFHIIQKPEKVLDEIERYYREKSNEKTFND
- the radA gene encoding DNA repair and recombination protein RadA (Involved in DNA repair and in homologous recombination. Binds and assemble on single-stranded DNA to form a nucleoprotein filament. Hydrolyzes ATP in a ssDNA-dependent manner and promotes DNA strand exchange between homologous DNA molecules), producing the protein GCRGLDGLLGGGVETGAITEFVGEFATGKTQIAHQLAVTVQLPLKKKGLNAKAIFIDTEGTFRPERIIQIAEYRGLNPEKTLKNILYARAYTSEELLFFIYKAVLYLENNVGLVVIDTLTSLNIEILSKEKRAAYESLIIYMMLRLLEAALAKKVAIVITNRGFMRGENFWVIGDPQISMLSSLRVHLEKQPGGAWTAKTLYSPHGKRRVCRFRITEKGLEDLA
- a CDS encoding thioredoxin family protein, with translation MRSIQLFICRDQRSKQLLDELNSILKPYRNEVELKVHIVHIKNPEDFENFMLMMEELFGGISTLVFRKYGIRSIPAIVIDDRKVFEGKYPSREELEELLTYEGILLKEIKHEVPTIKVEKIEEVAPTPSPVKIIKPSVEELLPKKEELEEAEFEIEPVERITTVEPELEIMPSTREVETEHIEETVKPEQEVASSVEIEYAKKGEPVIREEVRKVKHKRSCNTCIFYNESTKRCAMLGKIVDDPSNPPCQW